AAATAAAGAAAATAGGACACGACCTGAAACAGGAAAGAAATATTTACAGTATGTCCGGAGTCGGACTGAATAATATATATTTTGACATAATGCTGGCGTCGTATTGTTTAAATCCCGCAAAGTCACACTGTATAACCGATATATCGAAAGAGTATTTAGATTTTACGGCTGGTGTCGGAAGTTATGCATGGAAAGGAGCAAAAAAATCTTCGTTTGCGAATTCTTCAATAGAAGCCGGCGCAAAATATGCAAATTCAATTTCTGCGGCGGTTTTCGCTATATATAAAATATTTGATTTTCAGATAAAAGAGAAAAAACTTTCGCTTCTTTTCTTTGATACGGAAATGTCTTTGGTTGAAATTCTTTCCGAAATGGAAATCTCAGGCATAAAAGTTGACTTGCCTTTTCTGCGCAACTTCAACGAAAAAATTGTTTACGAACTCAAAATAATTGAAAATAATATATACAAGATTGCAGGCATAGAATTCAATATTAATTCTCAAAAACAGCTTTCTTCCGTAATGTTTGAAAAGCTTAATCTGCCTGTAATTAAAAAAACTAAAACCGGTTATTCCACCGATGAGGAAGTGTTGGTTGAATTGTCTTCTCACGAATTCCCAGCCGAAATATTAAAATACAGAGAACTCCAAAAACTAAAAAGCACTTATATAGATCCTTTAACAGATTACTGCGTTTATTACGGCAGCAGAATTCATACTATTTTCAATCAGGCTGTGACAACTACGGGAAGATTGTCGTCAACAGAACCTAACCTGCAGAATATTCCTGTAAAATCTGCCTACGGAAAGGAGTTTAGGAAAGCATTTGTGCCGGAAAGAAATAAGATTTTTATATCTGCGGACTACTCGCAGATTGATTTAAGAGTTTTAGCTCATATTTCGCAGGACACAAAATTTATTGAAGCTTTTAAAGCCGGCACGGACATACACAGCGCAACGGCAAGGGAAATTTTTAACATACCGGAAGGATATCCGCTGACTGACAGTTTAAGAAGCGCTGCAAAGTCTATAAATTTCGGCATAATTTACGGTATGTCGCCTTTCGGGCTTTCAAAACAGTTAAATATTCCATTTGGGAAAGCAAAAGAATATATCGACGGATATTTTGAAAGATACGACAAAGTAAAATTTTGGATGGAACAGATTGTCAAGCAGGCTTCAGAAGACGGATATGTGCGTACGATTACCGGAAGAATAAGATATATTCCCGAATTGCGTTCGACAAACGCTCAAGTGAGGAAAGCAGGTGAGAGGATGGCTTTAAACACTCCGGTGCAGGGGAGCTCTGCAGACATCATAAAAATTGCTATGATAAGCGTATATAATGAAATAAAACTCAAAGGTTATAAATCTTTAATGCTTCTGCAAGTACACGACGATCTGCTTTTTGAAGTTCCTGACGGAGAATCTGAAAATATGATTTCAATTATAAAAAATAAAATGGAAAATCCGTTACATTTAAGTATTCCTATAGTTGTCGATATTAAAGCAGGCAGGAACTGGGGAGAAATGAAAAAAATATGATAATAGGTTTGACGGGCGGGATTGCTGCTGGAAAAAGTGAAAGCGCTAAATATTTTGAATCGCTCGGCGCCTGTGCTATAGATGCCGACGCAATAGCGCACGAACTGACCGCCAAAGGCATGCCGGCTTTAGACGAACTGTCGAAAAGTTTTGGAGGCAGTATTTTGCTTTCCAGCGGAGATCTAAACAGAAAAAAACTTGCCGATATAATTTTTTCAGATGAGAAAGCAAAACTCAGGATTGAAAAAATTATTCACTCTCATATAATTTCGCGTATAAATGAAATAATTTCGCAAAATATAATGAGGAGCAATATAGTAATTGACGCACCGCTTCTTTTTGAGGTCGGGTTAGACAGAATATGTGATAAAAGCGCAGTTGTTCGGGTTTCGTATAATATTCAGGTAGAACGGCTAGTGCTGCGCGATAAACTAAATGCTGATCAGGCAAAAAGGAGAATTAGTTCCCAGATGCCGATGGAAAAAAAAGTTGAACTTGCCGACTTTGTAATAGATAATTCCGGATCTAAAGAAAATTTGAAAAAAAGAGTAAAGGACTTATATAAATTGTTGACATCCGAAGTAAAAATAATATAAAATTCTTTTCGTCTAATTGTAAATGTTTTTCAAATCAAAAATAATAATCAGAATGAAATAACAAGTCAAACAGTCAGTGCAATAAAGTAAAAATATCTATGTGAAATTTCTTTATAATAAAGCAATCGAAAAATCAAAAGAGCGTTAAAAACTCTGGAGGGGCTAATGGAAAGGGGCAAATCTTCTATGGATGTGTCGGTTTTGTCAAAACGGACAATGGCAGAGCTTATAGAAATTGCAAAGAGTTTTAAAGTTGATTCTGTTGCAGGTTTAAGAAAACAAGAGTTAATAGCAAAAATTTTTGAGGCGCAGACAAAAGAAAACAAATCGGTTTACGATGAAGGGGTTTTAGAAATTCTGCCTGACGGTTTTGGCTTTTTGCGTTCTCCGGATTACAATTATCTGCCGGGTCCGGACGATATATACATATCTCCTTCACAAATAAAGAAATTTGCCTTAAGAAAAGGCGATACGGTTGCGGGTTATGTTCGTCCCCCTCAGTCGCAGCAGGAACGCTATTTTGCGCTTCTTCAGGTAAGGTCAATCAACGGACAGGAAAATCTTGAAAATATAAGAGACCGCGATCTTTTTGATAATTTAACGCCGCTTTATCCTGACGAAAAAATGGTTCTTGAAACAAAAAAAGAAGAAATATCGATGAGAATTATAGATATGCTTGTTCCTATAGGGAAGGGACAGAGAGTTTTGATTAATGCTGCTCCGAGAACGGGCAAAACCGTTCTTCTGCAAAAAATAGCTAATGCAGTAACTAAAAATAATCCCGATATTGTTCTTATGGTTCTGTTGATAGATGAAAGACCGGAAGAAGTTACGGATATGCAGCGTTCAGTTAAAGGCGAAGTCATATCCTCAACTTTTGACGAGCCGTCAGACAGGCACATACAGGTTGCCGAAATGGTTATAGAAAAAGCCAAACGAATAGTTGAAAACGGAAAACACGTAGTTGTTCTTTTGGATTCCATTACAAGGCTTGCAAGAGCTTACAATACGGCAATGCCGTCAAGCGGAAGAATTCTTTCCGGCGGTCTCGATTCAAATGCTCTGCAGAGACCTAAAAGATTTTTTGGAGCTGCAAGAAATATTGAAGAAGGCGGCAGTCTTACTATTATAGGCACTGCTCTTGTTGAAACAGGAAGCAGAATGGACGATGTCATATTTGAGGAGTTTAAAGGAACCGGTAACTGCGAGATTTATCTTGACAGGAAACTTGCCGACAGAAGAATATTTCCCTCGATAGATCTTTTGCGTTCAGGCACGAGAAAAGAAGAACTCCTTCTAAGCGAAGATGAAAAAAACAAAATGTGGATATTGAGAAAATGGATGAACTCAATGAATTCCATAGAAGTTATGGAAGAGTTAAGCAAAAGATTACTCAACTCAAAATCTAATAAAGATTTCCTAAAACAGATGGAACTTTCCAGTATGGAAAGGTTATAACGGCTTGGAATCCTGCGGACTAGATAAAACTTGTGTAATTATGTTTACAATATTAAGTTATTGAATAAAGCACGGAAAAGAGGAGCATTACAATGAATTTAGAAAAAACCATTCAGATAGTAAATTACGTTTTACAAAAGTATGATTTCAGTCTAAATTATACCAAACTGTTAAAGCTGCTCTATATTGCCGACAGAGAGTGTTTAGACAGATGGAATTTTACAATTTCTGAAGATAATTATGCTGCGATGAAGCAGGGAATGGTACTCAGCGGGCTTTATGATTTTATCCGCGGAAATGCGGATAAATTATCTCAACTTAAGTGGGATAGTTATTTTTATAGAGACAACTATGATTTGCGTTCCAAACATATAGAGAATTGTTCTTATGACGAATTGAGTGAAGCAGAAAAAGAAATACTGGACGAAGTTGATAAGAAGTATCATTTTAAACCTTGGGATTATTTGGTTAACGAGGTTGTTCATAAATTTCCCGAATGGAAAGAGGTTGAGGATAAGATAAGAAATTCTTCCTTAAAAATTGAAAAAGAAAAAATACTTTCGGTTTTAGACAGAGATGAACGAGAGATAAAAGAGATAATCTCAAGTGAAAATGCGTACGAAAAGTGTAAAAATGATTTGAAAGGCTGATTTTTATGGGATTTAAGGGGATAACTTTCTGGTGCGATGATGAAAGTGAAAAAAATCACTTGCGTTTTGTGATATCTGACCCCGATGTTTATGGTAATGTGCTGACAGTAAACATGACAACGTTGTATAATCGTGAAAGAGCGGACATTTCCTGTGTTTTAGATTGCGGTGACCACCCGGGAATAAAACATGAATCATTTGTTGCTTATCAAAAAGCCCTTGGAGTATCTGTCGAAAAGATTATGACAAAAATTTTAAGGCACTGTTATAAAAACACCGCAAAATTAACTGACGAAATCTTGAGAAAAATTCAGGAAGGCGCAAAAAAGAGTAATTTCCTTCCCCAAAAACTAAAAAAATATTTTGAATATTTTTAAGCTTCTTAAAAAATTCTTAAACAAAAAATGACTGTAATTATTGAATAAAACACAATAATATTGTAAAATTATGCCTCATCAATATAATGCGGCGTGTTCCAAGAGAACTTTAAAAGCGGCACATCATATTATTATGTAAACAATAAATGCTGATAGGAGAGATGGCCGAGCGGTTTAAGGCGATAGTCTTGAAAACTATTATAGGGGAAACTCTATCGGGGGTTCAAATCCCTCTCTCTCCGCCAGACGATTCCATTTTTGTCATTAGATGTTTACTTTAATAACAAGTCTTAAAGCTGCGTTTTCGCTTCATTGATTTTATTATTTTATTATATTATTGACTGGTTTTTTTCCTTAAGAAATCAGATCTTCAATGTTTTTAACAGTCTTAAAGCGGACATCCGTAAATGCTTTAAAATGCGCTTTACCGCATTTTATTTTAAGTTTTTCCTCTGTTCTAAGTTTATCCAAATTTAATTTAGATTTAGTTTCGGCTACGAAATATATTCTTTTATCATTTTTGTATATCAATGCCCAGTCGGGATTATAATTTCCCAGCGGAGTCATTATTTTAAACCAGTACGGCAGTTTGATAAAGAAGTCTATATTATCATTGCTGTCGCAGTCTTCGGCAAATTGTTTTTCCGGATCGGATAAAGAATTAATAACAATGCTGTCTGTTATTGTTTTACTTTGGTTTTTAACAGCATAGAGATTTTCAATATATGTTTCTATTTCGTTATCTTTGAAAAGCTGCATCTGCCATTCCCGTCCTGCTATTTTTTCATATTTAATACCGTCTGTCATAAGCTTATTTATAACGCTGTTTATTTTGTTAACGGCAAGGTCTAAAAACATCTGCGGGTTTTTCAAAATATCTGCAGTTCTGCCTGAACATGTTACTATTTCAACTATGGTCTTTCTTGTCAGTTTTGCATTGAGCTTGTTTTGGATATAATCAATAATATTGGGTATTTCAAAACTGCACTGTACGCTTTTGGAGGCAATGCCTTTCATAGCTGCTGAAACCCTTTCCTCCGTTAGGTTAATATCAGATTTAACGGTTCTTATTATGGGAGCTTTTATTTCGTCTTCAATCTCTTTTAAGTCTTTGCCCGCTTCAGATACAAGTTTTTCAGTCTCATAATTTACTCTGTATGCGGTTTTGTGTTTAATCTTGTCCCAAAGCTCTTTAAATTTTGCATCAAGTTCAAATCCCTTTTTTAAAGTTACTTTTTTTCTGTTTCTTTTATTTTTTATCTTTTCGCTGAAGTCAACTCCGCAGTCTTTTTCAATTTCTTTTTGAAGACTTTTTACAAAATCGACATAAGCTTCGTTAGAGATAAACGTGAGCTTGTTAATGTTGTTATCATAAATTCTTTTCCCTTCGGCGTTTACGGCAAGCCGCAGTCCGCGTCCTATTTCTTGTCTTTTTTTCATTTCGGAGTGAGATTCATTAAGCGTGCATATTTGGAATACCATTAGGATTATCCCAGCCTTCCCTTAAAGCAGAATGGCTGAATATAAATCTCAAAGGGTTATTTATGTCTAAAAGCTTTTCTTTATCTTTCATGATTAACCGGTAAGTATCCATATCGGCTTTTGTTTCTCTGCTTTCAGAGGAATCCGTTAAATGTCCTTTTTTGTTCTGTGAAAAATACCCGTTGTGAATATCTTTAAGTTCAAACGGTATGATTCCTCTGTAATCCGGATTGGAAACCGTTTGATTGTAAATGTATTCAAACCATTTAAATATTTTACCTTTAATAATATTCCCGTTTTCATCATAAGATCTGTAATTTGCCACTCTGTCTATAAAGAACAGCGAAAGAACTTTAATTTTTTGAGTTTTAAAGGATTTTTCTTTCTGCAGATGTTCCATAATAGTTCTTTCTATTTGGGTTTTCGTTATTTCATCTTGTATCCGGCTGTTGTTTTGTCCCGACGAATATATCCTTCTTCCGTTTTCAAACTCAACGAATTTTTCAGCAATATTCATCTCTATTGGTATAAACCCGTTTCTGTAGATTTCTCTTTTTCCGGACAGTTTAAACAAGTTATATTTTTCATCTGCATCTATACCTATACTTACAGTTTTAGGCTTAATTCCCGCTGCGGTTTCACGCTCTATTTTCACTTCTGCCCCCTGATGCTGTTTTTGTTTTGTTTAAATC
This genomic interval from Candidatus Endomicrobiellum trichonymphae contains the following:
- the polA gene encoding DNA polymerase I, encoding MKKFFIIDGNAYIHRAYHALPPLSTSNNRQVNAVYGFVKLLLKIKNSFKPDYMAVCFDYPSKNFRHEIFKDYKANRKPLDKALISQMPIAREAVKALNVVGIEIKGYEADDLIATVTGNNKGSGVQTVIVTGDKDILQLAEDETVLIWNYSKDIMYDTKKVEEKYGVAPKQLSDIFALMGDASDNIPGIKGIGEKTAVKLIEKFGNLENVLQNADSVKGNMGKLLSHGKEQALLSRKLIELNRRVPLDYKLGEFESKDIDAGKAVSFFEKYEFKSLLAKYSVKEHELQFPVILNETHRNEEAGSGSFVTDKPVFEVVNSQERAAEVAEKIEQAGIFALKTVRSTLDSLKTRIVGISLCVENKAFYFPIGHNDLTARQVIFEDFKDIFAPLFFSDKIKKIGHDLKQERNIYSMSGVGLNNIYFDIMLASYCLNPAKSHCITDISKEYLDFTAGVGSYAWKGAKKSSFANSSIEAGAKYANSISAAVFAIYKIFDFQIKEKKLSLLFFDTEMSLVEILSEMEISGIKVDLPFLRNFNEKIVYELKIIENNIYKIAGIEFNINSQKQLSSVMFEKLNLPVIKKTKTGYSTDEEVLVELSSHEFPAEILKYRELQKLKSTYIDPLTDYCVYYGSRIHTIFNQAVTTTGRLSSTEPNLQNIPVKSAYGKEFRKAFVPERNKIFISADYSQIDLRVLAHISQDTKFIEAFKAGTDIHSATAREIFNIPEGYPLTDSLRSAAKSINFGIIYGMSPFGLSKQLNIPFGKAKEYIDGYFERYDKVKFWMEQIVKQASEDGYVRTITGRIRYIPELRSTNAQVRKAGERMALNTPVQGSSADIIKIAMISVYNEIKLKGYKSLMLLQVHDDLLFEVPDGESENMISIIKNKMENPLHLSIPIVVDIKAGRNWGEMKKI
- a CDS encoding Panacea domain-containing protein, which translates into the protein MNLEKTIQIVNYVLQKYDFSLNYTKLLKLLYIADRECLDRWNFTISEDNYAAMKQGMVLSGLYDFIRGNADKLSQLKWDSYFYRDNYDLRSKHIENCSYDELSEAEKEILDEVDKKYHFKPWDYLVNEVVHKFPEWKEVEDKIRNSSLKIEKEKILSVLDRDEREIKEIISSENAYEKCKNDLKG
- the coaE gene encoding dephospho-CoA kinase (Dephospho-CoA kinase (CoaE) performs the final step in coenzyme A biosynthesis.); this translates as MIIGLTGGIAAGKSESAKYFESLGACAIDADAIAHELTAKGMPALDELSKSFGGSILLSSGDLNRKKLADIIFSDEKAKLRIEKIIHSHIISRINEIISQNIMRSNIVIDAPLLFEVGLDRICDKSAVVRVSYNIQVERLVLRDKLNADQAKRRISSQMPMEKKVELADFVIDNSGSKENLKKRVKDLYKLLTSEVKII
- the rho gene encoding transcription termination factor Rho, giving the protein MDVSVLSKRTMAELIEIAKSFKVDSVAGLRKQELIAKIFEAQTKENKSVYDEGVLEILPDGFGFLRSPDYNYLPGPDDIYISPSQIKKFALRKGDTVAGYVRPPQSQQERYFALLQVRSINGQENLENIRDRDLFDNLTPLYPDEKMVLETKKEEISMRIIDMLVPIGKGQRVLINAAPRTGKTVLLQKIANAVTKNNPDIVLMVLLIDERPEEVTDMQRSVKGEVISSTFDEPSDRHIQVAEMVIEKAKRIVENGKHVVVLLDSITRLARAYNTAMPSSGRILSGGLDSNALQRPKRFFGAARNIEEGGSLTIIGTALVETGSRMDDVIFEEFKGTGNCEIYLDRKLADRRIFPSIDLLRSGTRKEELLLSEDEKNKMWILRKWMNSMNSIEVMEELSKRLLNSKSNKDFLKQMELSSMERL